ACAAAGAGAAAGAAGTTGAGGACCTTTTAAATTATACCAACACCTGTCTGAAGGACCTTGGAGAGGGTATCAGAAGAATCGGTGAAGGTGATCTTGAAGCTCATCTGGAGAAGATTAAGGACGACGATTTTGGCAAGACCTTTGACGAGTTCAACAGGCTTGTTGCCAATCTGAAGTCGGTTATTGAAATCATTCTGGAAGACATGCTTACTACCCTGGAAGAAGCCCGGCAGTCCGAAGAAGCTGTTGGCCAGATGAACACGGGCATGCAACAGATTTCAACTGCTGCGGAACAGATTGCAACCGGTTCTGAGAACCTTTCCAGGCATGCAGGTACAGCAGCTTCTGATATAAAATCTTCCCAGGAAATCTTCAGAAAGTTGAGTGATTCTTCCACCAAATCCTCAAGTTATGCTTCCCAGGCAGGTAAAACCAGCGACGAATCCCAGGGCCTCAGCAATATGGCTCTGGAAGAAGTGGAGCAGCTTGTTGCAGAAATTTCTAAACTTGGAGATATTGTCCACTCTCTCGATGATGCTGTGAATAATATCGGTGCCGTTACAGGGAAAATCAAATCCATTGCTGATCAGACTAACCTTCTTGCCCTGAATGCAGCCATCGAAGCTGCAAGAGCTGGCGAGTACGGCAGGGGATTTGCCGTTGTTGCTGATGAGGTTAGAAAACTTGCTGCCGATTCGAGAAAGAGCACTGATGAAATTAATGAGATCGTCACAAACGTCCAGAAAGAGACCAAGAAAGTGACAGAAGCTATTAACACCGCAGACGGTCAGGCTAAAACCGGAAGCAAGAACATTAAACAGGCTTTAGGCAAGGGACAGGAGATTGCTACAGCAGTTGCCACTATAAACTCCATGCTTGCCGAACTTGACAGGCTTGCAGAAGAAGGCCTGGATAGAATTGAGAATATCGAAAAAAGCATCAGTGAGACCGCATCTACAGCCGAAGAAAATGCAGCAAGCAGTGAAGAAACCTCGGCTGCAATTGAAGAGCAGACAGCTGCAATGCAGCAGGTAAGCAATTCTGTGCAGAATGTTAGTGAGCTTGCTCAGAAAACGGTCAATACTCTCTTAGAAAATTTCCAGGTATCGGGAGAACAGAAAAACAGTCAGCCATCTTCTGGAAAACCACAAAGTTTTGACAGAAAGAAAAACCCAAAAATATACTGAATACCAACCTCAGGTTTTTTGAGCTCAGGGCTAATGAAACCAGGAGTTTCTATTAGCCCTATTTTAGTACAGCATGAAAATGAGCCTCGTTCCTGTTTTTTTTTCGCCACTTTTTAAAGTACATTGCATAATGTGGAATTACCAGAGTAATTTATTTTTGCAGTCTTTATATTCTATTTATAATCCCATACTTGAATAATTTGATCTAAATTTTTTTATCTAGGCTAATGAAAAAAAAAATAAACTCTAAAGTCTCTTTCTAGTCAAATATTCTCAAAATTAGATTAAACAGTCTACTGGGCGCTAGCCAGATAGAAGTTTTTCTTTTTCTCACCTATACATTTAAATACTTCCTCCAATTATAAACATAGTTATTATATAAATCATTAGGGGATTGATTGGACATGTCGTCAATAGTTTCTGATTTAGGAAAGACAAAACAAAAAAACTTATCAAAAAATTTAGTTGAAAACATTGATTCCAAAGAAAAAGAAATAAGCTTGTTAATAGATAGTCTTCCAGTAACTGTTTTCAGAGTTTCGAATGAGTCTTCCTGGGCGATACATTATATCGGTAAAAGTGTGGAACAACTAACCGGTTACTCCAAGATGGATTTTATTACCCGGAAACTGTCCTGGTCTGATCTTGTTTATCCAGAGGACCTTCCGGTAATCGACAAGATTGTAGAGAAAGCGATGAAAAACAGAACTCCCTATCAGGTCGAATACAGAATCAAAAACGCAGATGGCAGTACAATATTCATTCAGGAACAGGCTCATCTGGTGAACGATGATAAGGGAAACCTGGCTTACATTGACGGTGTGTTTCTGGATGTAACTCCTCAAATAAAAAGGAGAGAAGAGTCCCAGAGAGCAATTGTTAGCAGCATACCCCAGCCGTCACTTGCACTTTACGTGGATTCTTCTGGAAAAATAAAGTACATCAACGATTACTTTGTGAAAGCTTGCAAATTTAAAAGTGCAACTGAAGCAATAGGTCTTTCTCCTTCTGATTTAATGGAGAGCAGTACCAAAAAATCACTTGCCGAAAAAGTCCTGGAAACTGGAGAAGGGGTTTACAACCTTGAGCGGACACTTAAACTTAAGGCTCAGGATAAACCTCTGCACACAGTGACTTCTTCCGTACCTATAAAAGACGATACCGGAGCAATCATCGGAAATCTTACGATCATAACTGATATGACCGAAATGAAAGAGAAGGAGAAAGAAGTTGAGGATCTTTTAAATTATACCAACACCTGTCTGAAGGACCTTGGAGAGGGTATCAGAAGAATCGGTGAAGGTGATCTTGAAGCTCATCTCGAAAAGATTAAGGACGACGATTTTGGCAAGACCTTTGACGAGTTCAACAGGCTTGTTGCCAATCTGAAGTCGGTTATTGAAATCATTCTGGAAGACATGCTTACTACCCTGGAAGAAGCCCGGCAGTCCGAAGAAGCTGTTGGCCAGATGAACACGGGCATGCAACAGATTTCAACTGCTGCGGAACAGATTGCAACCGGTTCTGAGAACCTTTCCAGGCATGCAGGTACAGCAGCTTCTGATATAAAATCTTCCCAGGAAATCTTCAGAAAGTTAAGTGATTCTTCCACCAAATCCTCAAGTTATGCTTCCCAGGCAGGTAAAACCAGCGACGAAGCCCAGGGCCTCAGCAACATGGCTCTGGAAGAAGTGGAGCAGCTTGTTGCAGAAATTTCCAAACTTGGAGATATCGTCCACTCTCTCGACGATGCGGTGAATAATATCGGTGCCGTTACAGGGAAAATCAAGTCCATTGCTGACCAGACTAACCTTCTTGCCCTGAATGCAGCCATCGAAGCTGCAAGAGCTGGCGAGTACGGCAGGGGATTTGCCGTTGTTGCTGATGAGGTTAGAAAACTTGCTGCCGATTCGAGAAAGAGCACTGATGAAATTAATGAGATCGTCACAAACGTCCAGAAAGAGACCAAGAAAGTGACAGAAGCTATTAACACCGCAGACGGTCAGGCTAAAACCGGAAGCAAGAACATTAAACAGGCTTTAGGCAAGGGACAGGAGATTGCTACAGCAGTTGCCACTATAAACTCCATGCTTGCCGAACTTGACAGGCTTGCAGAAGAAGGCCTGGATAGAATTGAGAATATCGAAAAAAGCATCAGTGAGACCGCATCTACAGCCGAAGAAAATGCAGCAAGCAGTGAAGAAACCTCGGCTGCAATTGAAGAGCAGACAGCTGCAATGCAGCAGGTAAGCAATTCTGTGCAGAATGTTAGTGAGCTTGCTCAGAAAACGGTCAATACTCTCTTAGAAAATTTCCAGGTATCGGGAGAACAGAAAAACAGTCAGCCATCTTCTGGAAAACCACAAAGTTTTGACAGAAAGAAAAACCCAAAAATATACTGAATGTTGAATCCGTTTGAGTTGGGGGCTAATGAGATGCAGTAGTTTGGATCATGCAGTTTCTATAAACCCTCTTTTAGGTGGTAAAATGAGTTATCATAGTCAAATCGTAAACGTGGATAATACAATTCAGGTGATTGTTTTCAGTCTTGGAGAAGAGCGATATGGAGTCGAAATCTCTCAGGTAAAAGAGATTATCCTGCCAACTCAGATCACCCGAATTCCAAATGTGCCTGGCTTTGTAGAGGGAGTCCTGAACCTTAGAGGACAGATTGCAACAATTATCAATCTCAGAAAAAGATTGGGTAAAGAATCGAAGAAGAATGATGAGAATACCCGAATTATTGTTGTCGAATACAATAATGCTACTATAGGGATGATGGTTGACAGTGTAAGTGAAGTCAAGTACCTATCTTCTCAGAATATCGAAGAAATCCCCAGATTCCTGGCTTTGAGAGATGATTCTAAGTTTTTGAAAGGAGTTGGTAAACTTGAGGACGGGCTTCTCACATTAATGGACCTTAAAGAGTTGTTCAGTGAAGACGAGTTGAAGGAGATAAAGGGATGACCGACAAAGTCCACCTTAGAACTCCTGTTAAAACTTATGATAATGGTGGATGGGTGGATGTTGAACTGATTATAACTGACAGTGACCTTGTTATAGGTAAAAAAAGCATCTCCCTCAAGGAAATAGAAGACCTGGAAGATATTGATATAGAAGGTGTTAGTTGCATCAAGATTAAAAAAGATGGCAAGTTCATAATTAAACTGCCTCTGAATCTTCATCAACAGGTTTTCAAATACATTGCGTTTAATCTCAAAGCAGATAAATTTGCAGTGTTTTTCCTATCGTCCGCTACTGTTGGGGGTGTTGTTTCATCGGGTGCACAGTGGGAAAAAGGATATTTCAGTGTAACCGATGAGGGTTTCTGGTTTTTGTCCGCCAAAAATCAGAAAAGAATCCCAATTGAGAATCTCGGATCTGTCAAAACAGATCTTAGAGATGTGGGAGGGAAACAAAGAAAGGTTCTGGTCCTTTCTCACGTTGAAAAAAGTAATGTAGTAACAAGCCTGGTCCTTTGCCCGGAAAGTACGCTGGAAATGCTTGAAGGCTACCTTCAGAGGCTCTTCGAAAAACACAAACCTGCAATTAAACTGTCCGATAACGAAATGGAAATTCTTACTCTGATCTATTCCGGGCTGGACTTTGCATCAATTGAAAATATAGCTGGAATGTCAACAGATGAATTAAACAGTTATTATGATCGCCTTGTCGATTCTGGCCTGGCTAAAGTCGTAAAAATTAGAAAAGAAATTGAATTGACTCCTCACGGGGTAAGTATGGTTGATAAAATATCTAAGAGATAATTCGGGGGATACATATGGCAAAAGTATTAATTGTCGATGATACAGCTTTCATGAGAAAACTTCTGAAAAACATTCTTTTCGGTGCCGGATTTGATATCGCAGGGGAAGCCGAAAATGGAAAGCAGGCTGTGGAAATGTACCGCACACTCAAGCCAGACGTTGTTACAATGGATGTTGTCATGCCTGAAATGACAGGAATTGACGCATTAAAGCAAATAAAGACCACTGATAAAGACGCTAAAGTTGTGATGTGCACTGCCATAGGGCAGGAAAATATCGTAAAGACAGCCATAAAATTGGGAGCAAGAGGCTACATTATAAAGCCTTTCCAGGCTCCCAAAGTCATTGAAGAGATTAAAAAAGTAGTCGGTGAATGAGTAGGGGATAGCATGATTCGTACTCTTATTGTTGATGATTCTGCCTTCATGCGGATGGCAATAAGAAGCATGCTTGCCAGCAGCCCTGACATAAAGATAGTCGGAGATGCGTGTAATGGAAAAGAAGCTGTAGAAAAGTCAAAAGCATTACACCCTGACATAATCATAATGGACGTTAACATGCCAGTCATGGACGGGCTGACGGCTGTTAAAACCATTATGAGTACGGACCCTGTCCCCATAATCATGTTTAGCACCCTGACTACAGAGGGCTCAAAAGAGGCATTAGAAGCTCTGCAGCTTGGAGCAATAGATTTTACTGCAAAATCCGAATCTCACCATGATGTGAATAAGGCTGAGAGAGAGCTTGTTGATAAAATAAGAAACATTCACAGCTCAAACCCTAACATATTAAGACTAATTAATATGAGGAAATTTAAGGGTGAGGTTGTCAGGGGGAAATGGAAATGTACCGGAAATTTTGGGGTTCTGGTTGGGTCATCTACCGGAGGCCCTTCATCTCTTGAACAGGTGATTCCAAGGCTTCCAGCCGATTTGCCTGCACCGGTTTTTGTGGTCCAGCACATGCCTGAAGGCGGTTTTTGCAGGCAACTGGCAGAAAGACTGAATTTTCTGTCAGAACTGGAAGTAAAGGAAGCCAGGAATAATGAAAAAGTAAATGCAGGTGTTGTTTACATAGCCCCTGGCGGCTACCATATGACCGTTAGAAAGGCTCTGGACATCGTCAGAATAAAACTCGTAAAAGGTCAGCCGGTTCATGCTGTAATGCCTGCAGTTGATGTGACAGCTGAAAGCGTGTTAGATGTATATGGAAAGAACATAGTCGCCGCTATCCTTACAGGTATGGGGGTTGACGGAGCTGCCGGGTTTAAAAAGATACGGGATGCAGGCGGTTCCACAATCGCATGCAGTGAAGATACCTGCGTTATTTTCGGAATGCCAAAAGCTGCGATAGAAGCTGGAGGTATTGATATTGTGAAACCCCTTTTTGAGATCCCTGAAGAAATAGTGAGGATGTCGGAGGTGAAATGCAGTGGAAAGTGATATGGCAGCCTATAAAAACGATTTCCTTCAAGAAACATACGAGTGTCTGGATATATACAATCAATCTTTTGTGGACCTGGAAAACGGAGATGCTGCTGCAATTGATGAAATCTTCAGAATAACCCATACAATAAAAGGGATGGCTGGATTTCTCGGATATTCATCACTCGAGCACCTGTGCCATAATATGGAAGAAGTCCTCTGCGGCATAAAAAACGGAGATATAGAGATCGACGGCGAACTGGTTGATATTTTACTTTCAACAGTCGACCGAATAACAGACATTGTCAAACAAATAGAGAGTGCAGATAATGATAATGTAAAAATAGACGATCTGATTGAAGCTTTTAAAAACTACGATAAATCGAAGAATGAAGAACATACATCTCTTTGCACTTTATCTGCAGAAAAGGAAGTCTCATCTCCGACAACAATGTCTACACGGCAGCCAGAGGAAAATGTCTTTTCAATCTCTGAATGTCAGGAGAAACCTGAAAATGAAAAGACCTGCAGTCTGGATAACTGTAATCTTATTCTGGATATAATCCTTGTTAAAGACTGCGTTATGAAAGGTTTGAGAGCGTCATTGATCATAGAGTCTCTCAAAGACATAAGCAAACTGGCTAAAACAGAGCCTGATGAAAACGAAATGGACAATAGCTTTGATGGCCATTTTAAAGTGTTTCTTTCAGGAGACCGGGACAAAGTTGAAGGTCTGATGGATCGAATTCCGGAGATTGAACAGTTTGATATTTCTGAAATCGAGCCCTCTAATTCCGAATGCTTTGATGTCATGGAACAAAGGAGTACTTGCAGCCCGTATGATTGCAATCTTGTTCTGGATGTAACCATTGTTAAAGACTGCGTTATGAAGGGTTTAAGAGCGTCTCTGATCATAGAATCACTGAGGGATGTCTGCAGCATAGCCAGCACGGATCCGGATGAAAATGAGCTGGATAACAATTTTGACGGTCACTTAAAAGTGTTTCTTTCAGGAGACCGCAGCAAAATTGAAGGTTTGATGGATCGAATTTCCGAGATAGAATGTTTCGATATTTCTGAAGTTAAACCGCTTAATGCTGCCTGCAATGAAGAAATCAAATGTAATATCCCCGTAGAGGAAGAAACGCTCTCCGATGCCTCTTCAACTTCATCCTTTATCCGTGAAGATCCAGCTGCATCAGCCGCAAACAATCCGAGTTCATTTCACTCCTGTATATGCAGTTTGGCAGCAAGATTGCGTTATATTCTGGACAGAATAGGCAGGTCCATAAACTGTTTCAGAACTACCGAATCCGCTGGAATACTTCCAAAGAAAAAATGCAAGGAATCTTCCCCTGAAGTTCCGAAGTCTCAGGAAGTACGGGTTTTGGAAGAAGCTTCAGAGGTAAGTTCTGCGGTTCCTGATCAGGAGTTGCAACTGGACGAAATCGGGGTTTCCGAACAAATTTCTGAGCCGGCTTTTGACGAGCCCATTCTTGATAGGAGTGTTCCTGATAAAAATGCTACTGATGACAGTGTTCCTGAAAACAATGTTCCTGATAAAAATGTTTCTGATAAGGGTATTTTCTATCAAGAGCTAAAGCTGAATAAAGCCCAACCTCCGATTGAAAAGTCTGAAGTAACTCATATCTCGGAACCAAAGTTACATGAGGTCCGGAAAAATGAGGAGTCGGAAATTGACTCAAGCAATCACTTCTCTGAAACATCAGCTTCAACAAAAGCGCCTCTTGAAACACAAAGACAGGAAACTATCCGCGTCAGGACCTCCAATCTGGATAATATAATGAATCTTGTCGGCGAGCTTGTCATAAACAAAGGGCGTCTGCTTCAGATATCTCAGCAATATAACCTGCCTGAACTGGGAGAAGCAACCGGAACTCTGGATAAATCAATTTCAAGCCTGCAAGATGAAGTGATGAGAATACGGATGGTAAAAATTGAGAGAGTATTCAGCAAGTTTCCACGTATGGTAAGAGACTTAAGCAGGAAATTTAACAAAAATATTGAATTTGAAATCGAAGGCCAGGATACGGAGTTAGACAGAACGATTCTGGATGAAATTAGTGATCCTCTGGTCCATCTTGTGAGAAACTCCGTTGATCACGGTATCGAACTTCCTGATGAGCGGGAAAAAACCGGAAAAAGTGAAGCCGGACATATAAAACTCTCAGCCAGAAGAGAGAAAAACAACGTAATAATCGAGATCGAAGATGACGGCAAAGGCATAGACGTTGAAGTAATAAAAAGGAAAGCAATTGAGAAAGGAGTATTGTCATCATTCGATGCAGAGAATCTAAGCGAAGAAGAAATAAGGATGCTTATTTTTGCCCCGGGCTTTTCGACAAAAGACTCCCCTACAGAAATCTCCGGCAGGGGAGTGGGCATGGATGCAGTAAAAACTGCTGTCGAGAAACTGGGGGGAAAGGTCAGGGTATATTCGAAGAAAGGGGAATTTACGAGAATCAGAATTGACCTGCCTCCCACGGTTGCTATAATAAAATCCCTTTTAGTAGATGTCGGTCCTGAGACGTATGCGATCCCGATTTCTAATGTTGTGAAAGCTTTGAGTGTCGGTAGTAACGATTATAAAATCGTTAAAGAAACTCCTCTGCTCTATATCCGGGATAAACTAATACCGATTATCGAATTGAAAGAAATTTTTGGTATAGAATGTGAGAAACTTGATCAACAAATTGCTATAATTGTTGAAAAAGAAAATGAAGAAGTTGGCCTGATTGTTGATTCGATCATTGACCAGCAGGAAATTGTTATTAAACCACTTGGAAACGTTTTATCAAACTCAAAAGGATTTATCGGTGCCACAATACTGGGGGATGGACGTGTGATACCGATCATAGATGTTTCAATGCTTATAAAAGGTGATAATGATGACTGATTTGGAAAATCTTAGCGAAGTGGAACTTGATGTTCTGAAGGAACTGGGGAATATTGGGACAGGTCATGCTGCAACATCTCTTTCCAAGTTACTTAATAAAGATGTTTATCTCTCGGTTCCGAGGGTCAAGATAGGAGAAATAAAAAATCTCTCCAGAGAATTCATCGGCGACATTGTTGCAGGAGTTATTATAGCACTTCAGGATCTCGAAGAAAAAAAATCCGGGTATCTGTACATTATGTTCCCGGAAGAGTCGGCAAGGAAAATCGCAGGCGATCTATTTGGCATGGACGAACTGGATGAGGAGATGTATGCGTCAACAATTATGGAGGTCGGGAATATATTGTCTTCATCTTTTTGTGACGCATCAGCTGATTTTATGGAAATAATCCTGCTCCCGTCTCCTCCAAGTTTCGCAGTAGATGTACCTACGGCAGTCATTGACTCAGTAGTTTCACAGATGGCTAAGAACAGCAACCATATTATCCTGTTTGAGACATCTCTAAGCTCTGAATCCAATATACAGATTTATTTAGCCCTGCTTCCGGAAACCTGCCTGCTTGATGATATGATGAAGATATTGGGACAACTATGAGCGGGGATATTTTATTTGTCTCGAACGGAAGTGGAAAAGCGATTTTTTTAACCAGCAGGGACGTGCTGGTTAAATCTTTTTGTTCGCTTTCAAGTACCTGCTCATTTCAGGACTCTTGCCGGTCATGTGACATTGTCAGTGCCGCAAAAAATCATCTGGCTGGCAATAAGTCTAATTTGAACATTAAAAATCTGGACGGAGAATTGTCTGCCGGTATAGGAGAGTACAAGATCGGAAAGAATGTCCTGTTAAAAGTTATGGGGCTGGGTTCCTGTATTGGCGTCATTCTTTCCGACGCTTCAACCGGTATATGCGGAATAGCCCACGTGCTGCTTCCCGGGGCTTCAGATAAGGGAGAAACCAAGTATGCAGAAACAGCCATAGAAAAAATGTTAGAAGAAATGGTAAAAATGGGAGCAAGAAAAAGCAGGATTACTGCAAAATTTGCAGGCGGAGCCCAGGTTTTTAAACATATGAACCTGGATATCCTCAAAATCGGTGACAGAAACGCAATATCTGTTGAGGAAGTCCTGAACAGGAAAAATATCCCTATCCTGGCAAAAGATGTGGGTGGGGATACTGGCAGAAATGTTATTTTCAATCCTGCGGACGGAAGTATGATCGTTAAGTATACTAAAGGGGATGTACTGTGGTTGTAAATCTTGATGATGATTTTAACTTTCTTATTCGAAAGATTTCCAAATCTTCGGGCATTGTTCTCTCCGGGTACAGGGATAGTTATCTCAGAAGGAGAATTGACCTGAGAATGAAAGCTGTAGGTACGAATAACTATACAGCATATATGGGACTTCTGGAAAAGGATAAAAATGAGATGAAGGAAGTCATAAACACGCTTACAGTAAACGTTACCGAGTTTATGCGGGACAAAACTCCGTTTATATTTTTCCGGGAAGAAATTCTGCCGGATATAATGGAAAGGAAAAAGCAGTGTAAAAGTAATATGGTCAGGTTCTGGAGCGCTGCCTGCTCTTACGGGGAGGAGCCCTATTCTATCGGCATCTGCTCAAAAGAGGTTCTGCCTGACGACTGGACCGTGTCAATTTATGCAACCGATATTGACGAGAAATGCCTGGAAGGCGCTTCACAGGGAGTATACAGTAAAGAACAATTAAAAAACATGGACCCTTCCATTGTACGAAAGTATTTTGAACCTGTCGGAGAAGAGTTAAAAGTAAGAAGAATTCCCAAAATCTCTATTCGTTTCAAGAAGCATGACCTGACCAGCGAACCTCCTATATCCAAACATTTTGATGTCGTATTCTGCAGAAACGTCATGATATATTTTAATGAAAATCAAAAAGTAAAAATGTTGAATGACTTCTATAATTCTCTTTCAGACAACGGTTATCTTATTATTGGAAAGTCCGAAACTCTGCCGGTTGAAATAAGAGAACTGTTTGCTCCTGTAAGTGTGAAGGAGAAAGTTTTCAAAAAAATATAATTGTTTAATTAAGTACCATGTTTTAATATCTTTATATAGATCTTTTTCGCCAGACTATTATCTCTATTTTTTCTTACTAGATGGAGAAGAAAACTGTAAAGATATTTCTTCTTTTCTTTTCAATTAAATGACTCTTCGCTGTTTTGTATGAGTGATTTATTATAAAATATTTAGTATATCTTATAGTAATCACTTATTTCGTTCATATAATTGCAGGAGTTTGATCTACCATTTACAAAGAACTTTTTTCAGAAAGCTTTGAATATCGAAGATCCCTGGTACATTAAAGATATCGATTTTAATCCAGAATTAAAGCAACTTGATATTTGGATCGATTTTAAAAAGGATCTAACTTTCCTTGCCCTAAATGTAGCGGTGCAAACTGTTCCGTCTATGATACGGTTGAAAAAGTATGGCGTCACCTTAACTTCTTTGAATATAAGACCTATCTGCATTGCAGAGTTCCAAGAGTTAAATGCGATGACTGTGGAATTCATCAAATTGAAGTTCCTTGGGCTCGTAAACAAAGTGGGTTTACTCTCCTTATGGACGCAATGATCTTAATGCTGGCACAAAGCATGCCGATATTAAAAGTTGTCATGTTACTTGATGAACATGACACAAGGATTTGGCGAGTCATAATCTACTATGTTAAAAAATCAAGAGCAAAAGGGACTTTTCAAAAGTTTCGAAAATTGGTATTGATGAAACTTCATTTAAAAAAGGACATAAATACATCACTATATAGCCGACATCGAAAATTCAAAGGTTGTATATGTTTGTGAAGGAAAGAACTCTTCGACTCTTACCAGATTTAATGAGGACTTAACAAATCATGGTGGATTTTCCACCATGATTCAATCCATTAGTTGTGATATGTCACCAGCATTCATCAATGGAATTTTAAGTGAATTTCCAAATGCAAAAATTACGTTTGATAAGTTCCATGTAATAAAAATAATGAGTGAAGCAGTCGACGACATCAGAAAACAGGAACAATCATCGATAAAAGAACTGAAGAATAGTAAGTACTTATGGCTCAAAAATGAAGGGAATTTGAGTGAAAAGCAAAAAGAAAGGTTTCTAGATCTTAAGAATCAAAACCTGAAAACGGTAAGAGCATATAATGTAAAGTTAAGTCTTCAAGAATTTTGGAATTCAAAAAATAGGAAAGAAGCTACACAATATCTCAAAAAATGGTATTTCTGGGCAACTAATAATAGGTTAACTCCAATAACTGAAGCAGCAAATACTGTTAAGAAGCATTGGGATGGAATGCTGAATTATTTTGATTCAAAGATAAACAATGGAATCCTGGAAGGAATTAACAGTATTGTACAGTTGCAAAAAAGAAATGCAAGAAGCTTCAAAAACGTACAATGTTTT
The genomic region above belongs to Methanosarcina horonobensis HB-1 = JCM 15518 and contains:
- a CDS encoding CheR family methyltransferase; the encoded protein is MVVNLDDDFNFLIRKISKSSGIVLSGYRDSYLRRRIDLRMKAVGTNNYTAYMGLLEKDKNEMKEVINTLTVNVTEFMRDKTPFIFFREEILPDIMERKKQCKSNMVRFWSAACSYGEEPYSIGICSKEVLPDDWTVSIYATDIDEKCLEGASQGVYSKEQLKNMDPSIVRKYFEPVGEELKVRRIPKISIRFKKHDLTSEPPISKHFDVVFCRNVMIYFNENQKVKMLNDFYNSLSDNGYLIIGKSETLPVEIRELFAPVSVKEKVFKKI
- a CDS encoding chemotaxis protein CheA — translated: MESDMAAYKNDFLQETYECLDIYNQSFVDLENGDAAAIDEIFRITHTIKGMAGFLGYSSLEHLCHNMEEVLCGIKNGDIEIDGELVDILLSTVDRITDIVKQIESADNDNVKIDDLIEAFKNYDKSKNEEHTSLCTLSAEKEVSSPTTMSTRQPEENVFSISECQEKPENEKTCSLDNCNLILDIILVKDCVMKGLRASLIIESLKDISKLAKTEPDENEMDNSFDGHFKVFLSGDRDKVEGLMDRIPEIEQFDISEIEPSNSECFDVMEQRSTCSPYDCNLVLDVTIVKDCVMKGLRASLIIESLRDVCSIASTDPDENELDNNFDGHLKVFLSGDRSKIEGLMDRISEIECFDISEVKPLNAACNEEIKCNIPVEEETLSDASSTSSFIREDPAASAANNPSSFHSCICSLAARLRYILDRIGRSINCFRTTESAGILPKKKCKESSPEVPKSQEVRVLEEASEVSSAVPDQELQLDEIGVSEQISEPAFDEPILDRSVPDKNATDDSVPENNVPDKNVSDKGIFYQELKLNKAQPPIEKSEVTHISEPKLHEVRKNEESEIDSSNHFSETSASTKAPLETQRQETIRVRTSNLDNIMNLVGELVINKGRLLQISQQYNLPELGEATGTLDKSISSLQDEVMRIRMVKIERVFSKFPRMVRDLSRKFNKNIEFEIEGQDTELDRTILDEISDPLVHLVRNSVDHGIELPDEREKTGKSEAGHIKLSARREKNNVIIEIEDDGKGIDVEVIKRKAIEKGVLSSFDAENLSEEEIRMLIFAPGFSTKDSPTEISGRGVGMDAVKTAVEKLGGKVRVYSKKGEFTRIRIDLPPTVAIIKSLLVDVGPETYAIPISNVVKALSVGSNDYKIVKETPLLYIRDKLIPIIELKEIFGIECEKLDQQIAIIVEKENEEVGLIVDSIIDQQEIVIKPLGNVLSNSKGFIGATILGDGRVIPIIDVSMLIKGDNDD
- a CDS encoding chemotaxis protein CheD → MSGDILFVSNGSGKAIFLTSRDVLVKSFCSLSSTCSFQDSCRSCDIVSAAKNHLAGNKSNLNIKNLDGELSAGIGEYKIGKNVLLKVMGLGSCIGVILSDASTGICGIAHVLLPGASDKGETKYAETAIEKMLEEMVKMGARKSRITAKFAGGAQVFKHMNLDILKIGDRNAISVEEVLNRKNIPILAKDVGGDTGRNVIFNPADGSMIVKYTKGDVLWL
- a CDS encoding chemotaxis protein CheC; the protein is MTDLENLSEVELDVLKELGNIGTGHAATSLSKLLNKDVYLSVPRVKIGEIKNLSREFIGDIVAGVIIALQDLEEKKSGYLYIMFPEESARKIAGDLFGMDELDEEMYASTIMEVGNILSSSFCDASADFMEIILLPSPPSFAVDVPTAVIDSVVSQMAKNSNHIILFETSLSSESNIQIYLALLPETCLLDDMMKILGQL